The bacterium DNA segment CTTTCCATAAATTGCATATCTTAAAACTTTTGTAAATGAAGATAATGTTAAAATACTTCCTATTACAGCCCATAAAGCAATTACAGGTCTACCTGCTTTTATTGCTGCAAGGATAATTATAAGTTTACTCCAAAAACCATTAAAAGGAGGGATTCCTGAAATTGAGAGAGAAGCAACAAGTGTAGAAAAAGAAGTTATAGGCATTTTTTTATAAAGAAGTCCCATTTTATTTAAATCCCTTGTTCCTGTTTCATACTCTATGCTTCCTGAATCAAGAAATAAAAGTGATTTAAATAAAGAATGGTTAAATAAATGGAAAATCCCTCCAAGAATTCCAAGTGGTGTTCCGAGTCCAATTCCAACAAATACATAACCAATCTGGCTTATTGAATGGTATGCCAATAGTCGCTTTAAATCCCATTGTAATAAAGCAAGACATACACCAACAATCATTGAAATAACACCAAGAGAAACTAAGATCTGACTTAATAAAGGAGTAAATCCAAAAAGATTAAATATAAGCCGGCAGATTACATAAACACCGAGTGCCTTAATAACTACACCAGATAGCATTGAACTTATGGGAGCAGGAGCAGAAGGATGTGCATCTGGAAGCCAAGCATGAAAAGGAACAAGTGCTGACTTAATCATAAATCCAGAAATTATTAAAACAAAGGCAAATCCAATTAAATTATCATAAGGTATATCTCTTAAAATTCTTGCAACATCAGCAATATTTAATGTACCTGTCTTTCCATATAAAAGTGCAACTCCATATAAAACAAATAAACCAGAAACTGTTCCCATTACAAGATATTTAAAACTTGCCTCAAGTTCACTTGCTTGACATCCGAAACCAACAAGGGCATATGAGGCAATAGAGGCAATCTCCATAAATACAAATAAATTAAATAGGTCTCCAGAAAGAACCGTTCCATTCATTCCACCAACCATAAGAAGAAACAAAGAATAATATCTTAATTTTGAAGTGAACCTTTTTTCAATATAGTTAATTGAAAATAAAGTAGCCATAAAAGAGATTAAGTTTATGATTATAAGAAGCAAACAGGAAAGTCCATCAAGAACAAGAACTATTCCGAAAGGTGCTTTCCATCCTCCTATATGATAAACATATTCCTGATTAAGTGTCATTAAAGATAAAAGTAATAAAATAAATGTTGTTAAATTACCAAGGACATCTGGAACCCACTTAATCTTCCTTGAAACCATAGGGATAAAGAATGCAACTCCAAAAGGTATAACTATAAATAAAGGTAAATTCACCATTTTCCTATCCTTTTAATTTTCTCATTTCTGTTATATCAAAAGTTCCATACCTTTGGTATAATCTAATTGCAATAGAAACCATTAAAGCAAGAATACCAAGACCTATGACTATACTTGTTAAAACCATTGCCTGTGGTAATGGGTCAACTGCTTTTTGTGAAAACTCAACTATATTTGTATTAGGTTGCAAAATTGGTGGTATTCCATTTTTTCTATAACCAATAAGGATTAAAAATAGATTAACCGAATATTCCATAACCCATAGACCAAGGATAATTTTTACAACATTCTTTTTACAACAGACACCATAAAGACCTATTAAAAACAAAACAAAGCATAAATAGTAAATCATTTTTTATCCCTTTTTTCAGTTGTTATAAGTTTTCCTTTACCATCTTCAAAAATAACCCTTACAACCGAAAGAATTATAAATATCATAAACAAACATGCACCAACCTTTAATCCTATGCTTAAATTACATAAAGGTATAATCCCTGCAGAAAAAAGTTTGAAATTTCCTGTAGGATGATATTTTTCTATGAAGTTTGAAAAGAATACACCTGTAAAATAAATACCTAAAGTTGCTATCAATAAAAACAAAATTGCACCCAAACTATCAAGTTCAGAAGCAAGAACTTTACCAATTTTTCTTAAAGCATATTCTCTTCCAAAAGCAAGTGTAATCAATATAAATGTTGCAGCAAAAACAACTCCACCGGGAAAACCACCACCAGGACTTAAATGACCAAAAACAACAATATATGCACCAAATAAAAATATAAAACCCTTAATCCATCTTGTAACTGTCTTAACTATTAAACTCATTCCTTTTTCTCCATTATTCATCCTTACTCCTTTTTCTTGCATATACCCTTAAAATTGCAAGTGCTCCAAGTATTGAAGTAAATAAAATTGTTGCTTCACCAAGTGTATCATATCCCCTGTAATCAAAAATTATACCATTTACAATATTACCCGCTCCTGTTTCTTTAAGTCCATTTAAAAGATATCTATTTGAAGGTGCATCAGGGTTTAAAGTAAAAGAAGGTGTCCCAAAGGAAGGCAAATATCTTAATGCTTCCATAGCAAATATAAAGAAAACAAATATAAAAGCAAAAGTTGTTATAAGTCCAAAGAAATCCCTTTCTTCCTCAATTGTTGTTAAATCCCTTCTGATGGTTGCTCTTATTAAAATTATTAATGATAAAACCTCAACAACCATTTGTGTTATTGCTATATCAGGTGCTCCAAGTAAAAGAAATATAATACCTGAAAAATAACCAACCGGAACAATTGCTATAATTGCAGAAAGTAAATCTTTTGTTTCAAGACATATAATACTTCCAATTATCATAAAAACAAGCAAAATTCCAACAATAATTTCTACCATATAAACTCCTTAAAATTTAATAAATAATACAAATAAAACAATACAACCAATTAAAATCCATGTCAAATAAGTTGGCAAAACACCTGTATGTGTTGCTCTTATTCCTTCTCCAAGATAAAATACAATCCTTTTTCCATCTTCATATAAGTCAAATATTTTTTTCTTTGCACCTTCATACATCTTTGTTAAGAATGGTTGCTTTTCAATTGTTTTATAAAATTCTGTTCCACTCATCTCCATTTCTTTCAATTTTTTCTCTCCACCAATAAATGTTGAAACAGTTCTTTTCCTTGAAGGTAAAAATATTAAAAAGATTATTAAGCCAAAAATTAAAGAAATAAAAATTAAAGTTAAAGTTGGCAATAAATAATCATAACCTTTCTCAATGAATATACCTATTGAATTTTCAAAAATTTTTACAGGATAGAGAAATCCAAAACCAAATAAAATACATAGTAAAGAAAGAACAATTACAGGTAATAACATTAGAAATCCTACCTCTTCAATTTTTTCTTTATATTCTTTTATATGTCCAAGAAATACAGAATGGACAATCTTTAAGAAACTTGCAAGAGTTAGTGCAGAACCTATCATACCACAGATAATCCAAATATTCCAAGAGAAATCCCCTGTCTTTGCTCCTTCAAAAAGTCCTTGATAGATTAAATATTTAGAGAAGAAACCATTAAAAGGAGGAACACCACTTATTGATAATGAACCAATTAAAAATGTTATAAATGTAATTGGCATAAACCTACTTAATCCACCGAGTTTTTCAAGTTCAACTTCCTTTGTTTTCTTTTCAACATTACCTGCACCAAAAAACAAAAGTGATTTATAAATTGAATTATTTAGCATGTGGAAAAGACCTCCAATAATTCCTGCTGGATTTGTTGATGCAATTCCAAGGACCATATAGCCAACCTGACTTATAGCATGATAAGATAAAAGTTTTTTCATATTATGTTGAACTATTGCCATTAAAACAGCACACACAATTGTTAAAGAGCCAATCAATCTTAAAATAAACCATAAACCAGAATGTAAATCATTACTATATTCAAAAATATTAAGTAAAATCCTTGAAAAAAGATAAATACCAAGGAGTTTATCAAGTGAAGCAGGTAAATATGCAAGGATTGGAGATGGTGTATTTTCTGCTATTTCAGGAATCCATGTATGAAAAGGCATACAGCCTGCCTTTGCAAATGAAGCACAAATTAAAGAAAAGAAAATACCAATTTCAAGTCCACTTGCTATAAAAATATTCATATCTGTTATTGTATATTTTCCTGTAAGATAAATTAAACCACATATACCAAAAATCAAAAATGAATCACTACCACCAACTATTATCATTGTCTTTTTTGCAGAATATGCATTTTCTTGTCCAAATATACTCAAAATTAAATAAAGTGTAATTGCAAGAAATCCCCAAAAAACAGAAAAAAGGACTAAATTATTTGAAAAGATAGCACCTATTGAGGAAGAAAGTGTCCATAAAATATAAGCATAATATCTATTTGAGTTTTCAAAATTTTCAAGATAAGAAAAACTATAAATAAGGACAAGTAATGTAAAGAGAGAGATAAAAATAGAGATGAAAATAGAGAGAGGGTCTATTAAAAATATTTCTGTGATATAATAAGGAGACCCTTTAAAAAGCAAAATAGAAAAAGAAAGGAATAGTAAAGACACCAAACCACTTATTATCTCTTTCAAATATTTTATCCTTGAAGGAATTATTCTGCATAAGATTCCAGATATGAAACCAACAGAAAAAATACTTAAAACAATTTTTTCCATAATTTTTCCTCTTTACCAATTTCTTTTCTTATTTTTTCTGTCTTTTCAATTGATTTTTTTACCAAGTCCTCAAAACTATAAATCTTTTTATTTTTCTCCTTATCATATACTGCAATCCTTTCTGTACAGCAATAACATGGGTCAACACCTGCAAGAATTATACAAACATCTGAAATTGTCTCACCAATACAACTTGCTTTAAATGTTGGAATATTTACATAACTTGGTGCCCTTATTTTATGTCTTACAGGACTTGAAGTATTACCATCACTCCTTATATAATGAAAGACCTCTCCTCTTGGTGCTTCATGATGACCTATCCCTTCTCCTTTTGGTATTTCTCTTACTTCTTTCCATATTTGACCTTTTTTCCCATAAATTGCATCAAGTGACTGTTCTATTATCTTTATACTTTCAAAACATTCAAGTAATCTAACAACTGCCTTATCAAAAACATCTCCATTATTTGTTGTTATTACTTTCCATTCAACAAGATTATATGCTGCATAAGGGTCATCTTTTCTTACATCTATATCAACACCAGAAGCCCTTGCAACAGGTCCAACAGCACCATAATTTTTAATATCTTCTTTTGTTAAAACACCTACCCCTTTTAATCTTGCTCCAAGAACAGGGTCGTCAAGAACTGCTTCTGTTAACATCTGAATTTTCCCTTTAACATCTGATAATGTTTTTTTAAGTATAGGTATATCGCTATCCTCTATATCTCTTCTTACACCTCCAATTCTTAACATTGCATAGTGATTTCTATTTCCAGTTATCATTTCAAACATATCAAGTATTCCTTCTCTGTATTTCCATGCCCACATAAAAACAGTATTATATCCAAGAAAATGGCCTGCAAGTCCTACCCAAAGTAGATGACTATGAATTCTTTCAAGTTCACCAATTATATTCCTTATATATTTTGCCCTTTCAGGTATTTCAATTCCAAGTAGGTCCTCAACAGCATTACAATAAGCAATAGGATGAGAAGTTGAGCATATTCCACATATTCTTTCAACAAGGAAAGTTACTTGGTCCCAGTGTTTTGATTCAGAAAGTTTTTCAATTCCTCTATGGTTATATCCAGCAATCCATTCAGCATCAACAACCTCTTCTCCATCACAATAAAGTTGAAAATATTCTGGCTCTTCTAAAAGTGGATGATATGGACCAATTGGAACTAAAACCTTTTTATTCTCTGCCATCTGTTTTTACTCCTTTCCTCAATGGGTATAAATTTTCTTGCCAGTCCTCTCTTAATAAAAAATGTTTTAAATTTGGATGCCCAAGAAAATTTATTCCAAGCAATTCCCATATTTCTCTTTCTATATATGAAATCCCAGGTATAACATCTGTCAAACTTTCAATTTCAGGCTTTTCTTTTTCAAGGAATACTTTTAAAGAAACAATCACTCCACCTTCTCTATCAAAAGAAAAATGGTACAGAATTTCAAAACTATCAAAATTTTCAATACCTGTTACTATCTGATATCTTGCTTTCATTTCATTAAAAATTATATTTGCAACTTCTTTCAAATCTTTTTTGTCAATAGTCAAATAGATTCTTCTTTCATTATGAACCTTTATCTCTTTAATCCTTTCTCCTAATCTTTCTTTCAATTTTTCTATCATTTCAACTCCTTCAAAAATTTAACTATTCCTGCTATTATTGCCTCTGGTTTTGGTGGACATCCTGGGATATAAACATCAACTGGAATAATTTTATTTAAAGGACCTGCCATCTGGTACCCATCCCTAAAAATCCCACCTGAGCATGCACAAGCACCAATTGCAACAACAACACATGGTTTTGGTGTCTGCTCGTAAACTTCCTTAATCCTTTCAACACATTTTTTATTCACAATTCCAGTACATAATAAAACATCAGCATGTCTTGGAGAAGCAGCGAGTATAATCCCAAACCTTTCAACATCAAATCTCGGAGTTAAAAGGTCAAGAATTTCAATATCACAATTGTTACAACTTCCTCCACTCACATGATAAACCCACAAACTTTTCTTCAATGCTTTAAGTTTTAAGTTCATATTAAACTCCACTTAATGAAATCAGTATACCCAGAATTCCTATAAGAGTTAACCATCCCCAGAAAAATCTCAATGTCTGGTCTATTCTCAATCTTGGATTTGTATTTCTTATCAATGTTATAAGTACAAGCACAACTAAATATTTAACTACAAAAATTAAAAAACTTCCAAAACCTGTTATTATAGTTCCACCAAGATAAAGAATGACTATAAATAAAGGAACAACAACAAATAAAATTGCCTTTGAAAGTTTATAAAATCCAAGTAAAATTCCAGAATATTCAATTAAAGCACCTCCTGCAATCTCTGTTTCTGCTTCAGCAAGGTCAAATGGAACAACACCAAGTTTTCCAGTTGAAGCAATTAAAATAATAATAAAACCAATAATCCCTGATAGAGACAAAATATTACTTCCATTTATCTGTTGATACTTAATTATTTCTACAAGTGAAGTAGTTGAGTTTGCCTTTAAAGCAGGTATTATTATTCCACATATAAAAGGAAGTTCATAAGATAGAAGTAATTTTAATTCCCTACTTATACCAACAGATGCAAGGACATTTCCTGATGAACTTCCACCAAGAATTATAGAAAGAGAAGGGATTGTCAGTAAATAAACAAATAAAATCAAATCTCCTCCAAATCCAAAATTTTTTTTAAGAACAAGAAAGAGTATTGTTCCACATAAAGTTGAGGCAATGACAGAAAGAATTGGAGAAAAAACAAAGATAAATTTATTACCTCCTTCAGGTATTAAGACCTCTTTTCCTGAAAGTTTTATAAGATCAGCAAAATTCTGATACCATGGAGGTCCAACTCTCCACTGAATTCTTGCTGTAAGTTTTCTATCTATCCATGAAACAAAAAGTCCAGTTATACTTAAACTAATGAAAGATAAAATAAAATAACCCAAATAATAAATTCCACTCATTTTTTCAATCCATATTTTTCAATATAACTGAAACACTTAACAATCAGATTTTCTCCTATTTTATAAATATCTTCCTGTCCTTCAACCTCTTTCTCATCAATAAATTTAATTGCTTCACATTTTGCTGTTTTAACACATAAAGGTATTTCGTCTTCTTTTAATCTTCCAGTACACAAATCACATTTCACTGTAATATATGGAATAATATCAGGTAAAATTGTTCCAAAAGGACAGGCAAGCATACAACTTTTACAGGAAATACATAAAAATCTGCTCCTTTTGTTAATTCCTTCTTCTCTTTTAAGTGCTTCTGTTGGACATGAATTTATACATGGATGGTCTTCACATCTTCTACATGCAAGTAAAAAAGCAATCTCTTCTCTTAAAGGAGTAATTCCATTATTTTCAGGATGTAAAAAATAACTACATTTTACATCACATTTCTCACATTCAAGACACTTGTCATAATCAATAAATAACTTTTTCATGCCCATATCTCCGGTTTATCCTTCAATACATCATATGTAAAAACAGGCCCATCTTTACATACAAATAAATCACCTATCATACAGTGTCTGCAATGACCGACTGCACAATACATTTTTCTTTCCATTGATAAATAAATATTTTCAGGTGCAAATCCAATTTCAAGTAATTTCAATGTTGTAAACTTCATCATTATTGGTGGACCGCAAACAACAGCCACCCCATTTTTTATATCCATATCAAGATTTTCAAGTGTTTTTGTAACGACTCCTTCCATATATTTCCAGTTCTCATCTTTCTTGTCAACTGTAATTCTGAAACAGAGAGGTATTTTTTCGCATAACTTCTGCCATTTATCAAAAATTAGTTCTTTATATATATAATCCTGTGGAGTCCTTGCTCCACAGCAAAAAACTATCTTTTTATAATCCTTATATGTTTCAACAAGAGCAAGAAATAATGCCCTTATAGGAGCAAGACCAACACCACCACCAACAAGTAAAACTTCTTTACCTTTAAATTTTTCAAGTGGATATGGTTTTCCATAAGGACCTCTAACTCCAACTATATCTCCTTTTTTTAACTGGTGTATTTTTTCTGTAACCCTTCCTGTCTTCATAACTGTAAATTCAAGTTTTTCTTTATCAAATGGAGAAGAAGAAGGTGTAAATGGTGCTTCTCCAATTCCCGGAACTGTTAAAGAAGCAAATTGCCCTGCAAGAAAAGAAAATTCTCTTTCTGGTTTTAAAACAACAGTATTTATTGTAGGTGATTCCTTTATATTATCAATTACTTCACATTTAACCGGTTCATATATATTTTTTTCCATCTTTAAACCTTTACTTTCTCCTTTAAAACCTCTGTCAGAACCCTTCTTTTATCAATTTTCCCTATACATCCACTTATACACCTTCCACAACCGGTACATCCAATAATTCCAAAATTTTCCTTCATATACCAGTATTTACATAACAATCTATTTGCATATCTATCAAACAAAGTTGGTCTTGGACTTACTCCTGAAGCCATTCTTGCATATCCGGGAAAAAGACAGGCATCCCAGACCTTAACTTTTTTAAAATTACCATCTGTACTTGTATCCTCAAGTAAAAAACAAACACATGTCGGACAGTTAAAATTACAACTGCCACAAGAAACACAATTTTTTATATCATTTGGTTTTTGCCAGTATTCTGTATGATACATTCCTTTTAAATTCTCAAAATTTTTAATATCAAATTCTCTGTTTATTTCATTTATCTTTTCTTCTACTTTTTTCCTATCTTCTTCCAATTGTTTTATCTGTGACTCATTTACCTGATAAAATCTTGTATCTTTTCCTATAAATTCCTTACCTTTTTCACTTCCAATTTCAACAATAAAGCCATTTTCAATTTTACTCAAATTTAAATCAAAGTTTTTTTCAGGATATGGCTTTACTCCAACAAGTGTACAGAAACAACTATTATATGGATTTTTACAGTCAAAACTTATAATTAAGATGTTTTCTCTTCTTTTTGAAAAATTCGGGTCTTTATAATCACTATTTTTAAAAACAGAATCAAGAACATCAATAGCCCTTAAATCACAGGAAGTTACTCCCATAACAACAAGTTTTTCAATATTTTTTATTTCAGGTACAACAAACTCTTTAATTGGATACAGAAATATTTTAACAGGTTCAACCGCCCTTGCTTTATCATAAACAATCTTCTCTAAATTTTCTTCATTCAGATTCTCATAAAATAAAAAATTGTTATTTTCAACAGGTGCAAAAATCCTATTTTCTTTTATTTTTCCCTTTAAAAAATTCTTCCAGTCATCCACTTTTATATATAATTTTTCCATTTTATTTGTAATTTTTTTCACAAACTGTTTTATAAATTTTACACAAAAAAATTTTTAAGTCAAATTTTTTGTATGAAACTTCTATTTATTTCCAGAATTATTTTTTCTATTTCCTTCAAGTAAATATGAAGGTAACCCAAAGACATTGATTTTTTTTGTAAATGGATTTTTGTAAACAAGAACTTTTGTATTATAAACATCTTCAATATTTTGATATGTCAAGACCTCTTCTGGATTGCCTTTTCTGTAAATCTCTCCATTTTTGAATAAAATTATTTTTGTGGCATAGCAGGAAGCAATATTCAAATCATGAAAAATACTTATAACTGTAATCCCTTTTTCATTTAGTCTTTTAAGAATATCCATAATCTGAAATTGGTATCCAATATCAAGATGACTCGTTGGTTCATCAAGTAATATTACTTTTGGATTCTGGATTATTATCTGTGCAATATAAATCCTCTGTTTTTCTCCTTCCGATAATTCATTGATTCCTTTTTCAAAAAATTTTTTGATATTTAATGTCTCTCCAACTTTTTCAATTATTTCCTCTTTTTCCTTACCGAATCTACCAGTAAATGGAAATCTACCAAGAAGCAAAAAATCCTTTACATTGATATTAAATGTAACTTCAATTTCACTCGGTAAGTAAGCAATTTCTCTTGCATAGTCAATACTTCTGATACTTTTTAAATCCCTCCCTTTATAATAAATAAAACCGCTTTCAGGCAGTAAAATTTTTGATAATATTTTTAAAAAAGTTGTTTTTCCACTTCCATTCGGTCCAACTATACCAACAAATTCTCCTTCTGAAATTTCAACATTTATATCTTTCAAAACTCTATTTTTACCATAACTGAAACTCAAATTTTTAATATCATAAATTACCATATCCTTCTTTCCTTAAATAAAAGGAATAAAAAGAAAATACCACCAAAAAATCCAGTTATAACACCAACAGGAATTTCTACAGGTCTTATTATAAATTTTGAAATAGTATCGCAGATTATAAGAAAACCGCCACCAGTTAAAAAAGAAATGGGAATTATTTTTCTATGTACTGAACCATAAATTGCCCTTACAATATGAGGAATGATTAAACCAACAAAACCAATTATTCCAGAAAGTGATACACATAAAGAAGAGATAAGACAGGTTATAAAAAATGCAACATTTTTTTCAAAGTTTACATTTATTCCAAGTGTCTTTGCCTTTTCCTCATCTATACTTAAAATATCATAAACTCTTGATGAAAAGAAGAGAAAGATAAATGAAATGAAAATTAGAATACCAGCATAAATTAAAATTTTTTCTGAAAAAGAGGATAAATCACCAAATAAAAATAAAACAGTTGAATAGAATTTTTCATATTGTGAAATTGAAATTAAAAATAAAACAAGTGAAGAACAGATAAAATTTAAAGAAATCCCAGCAAGTATTATTGATGATGTTGAAAATTTTCTTATTATTGACAGTAAAATAATTAAAAATAGTGAAAAAATTGCACCCAAAAAAGCAAAAAATGGAATTGAATATACTTTACCCATTATTACACCTATTGCTATGCCAAGAGAAGCACCACCTGAAATTCCAAGAGTATAACTTTCAGCAAGAGGATTTTTAAGAATTGATTGTAAAACAGCACCTGAAATTGAAAGGCCAGCACCAACTATAAATGCACATATAACTCTTGGAATTCTTATTTTTAAAAAAATTGTTTTTTCAATTTCAGAAAGATTAAAAATATCCTTAAATGTATAAATTTTTGAGCCAAAGAAAGTCCCGAAATAAATTGAAAAAATGAAAAATAAAATGAGAAATAATTTTTTTCTCAATATTCAATCCCCTTCCTTGCTTTTATTCCCTTATCATATGGATGTTTTATTTTTTTTATTTCACTCACATAATCTGCCTTTTCAATAATCTTTTCTGTTGCCCCTCTACCTGTTAAAACAAGTTCAATATTTTCTGGTTTTTCTTCCATCATTTCAATTATTTCCTCTTCCTTTAAAAATCCATCCCTTAAAGGAATCAAAATCTCATCACATATAACAACATCATATTTTTTCTCTTTCAGAATTTTTCTTATAAAATCAAGCCCTTTTAAACATTCATTCCTCAATTCTTCTCTATCCACATTTTCAAAACAGGTATGTTTTTCAGCAAAAACAAAAATATCAACTCCAATTTTTTCAAGTATTTTAAACTCTCCATAACCCCATTTTTCTGGATTTTTATGGAAATATATATAACAAACCCTTAAATTATGGCCCCTTGCCCTTATCGCAAGTCCAATTACCGCTGTTGTCTTTCCTTTTCCATCTCCTGTATAAATTTCAATCATTTCCGAACCCCGTCCTCCTCCTTAATTCTTTAACAACTTCAACAAAAGATAATGGAGTGGGACTGCAAATCTTATCACTATCAACTACAAAAATTTTATCATTTTTTACCGCATCTATCATATTGTATTTCTTCCAGTTTTTCTTTTCTTCCTCTGTATCTATTCCCATAGTTGTTATAATGATTATTTCAGGATTTAATTTTATTATCTCTTCCATACTGTAAATACCTCCTTTTCCCTTTATAACATTTTCTCCACCCGTAAACTCAATTATATCATTAACAAAAGAATCAGTCCCTGCAACCCATAATGGTCTTGTTCCAACCTGAATTAGTACCTTTGGCTTTTTTCTTTTTGATTTTTTCTTAATCTCTTCTATTTCTCTTTTTACTTTTTCCACAATTTCTTTTGCTTCTTTTTCTTTTCCTATAATCTTCCCTATTTTTATAAAGTCATTACAAAGTTGCTTGAAATTTAAAGAATAACTTATAATTTCAACTCTTATTCCTAAATCTCTCAATTTTTTCACATCCTTTGGATTTGTTAAGTTTGTTGCAAATACTATATCAGGCTTTAATGAATAAATCTTTTCAATATTAACATCAATTACATTACCCACTTTTTCCTTGTATTTTGCTTCTTCTGGTCTTGTGCAGTATATAGTATTTCCAATAATTTTATCCCCTTTGCCAAGTAAAAAAATATCTTCAGTAATAGCAGGTCCAAGAGAAACAATCCTTTCAGGAATTTTTTCAGCAGAAACAAAACAGTATAAAGAAAAAATTAATAAAAATAACTTTTTTTTCATTTATTCAAGGTCATATAAACTATCATCTTTTGATAAATCTCCAAGAGAAGAATTTTTTGAACTCACATTATATTTTGTTCTTAAACTTTCAACATGTCCATCGCAGAAAGCAACATTTGCAAATCCATTATGTCTGAA contains these protein-coding regions:
- a CDS encoding ABC transporter ATP-binding protein — its product is MVIYDIKNLSFSYGKNRVLKDINVEISEGEFVGIVGPNGSGKTTFLKILSKILLPESGFIYYKGRDLKSIRSIDYAREIAYLPSEIEVTFNINVKDFLLLGRFPFTGRFGKEKEEIIEKVGETLNIKKFFEKGINELSEGEKQRIYIAQIIIQNPKVILLDEPTSHLDIGYQFQIMDILKRLNEKGITVISIFHDLNIASCYATKIILFKNGEIYRKGNPEEVLTYQNIEDVYNTKVLVYKNPFTKKINVFGLPSYLLEGNRKNNSGNK
- a CDS encoding iron ABC transporter permease, with translation MRKKLFLILFFIFSIYFGTFFGSKIYTFKDIFNLSEIEKTIFLKIRIPRVICAFIVGAGLSISGAVLQSILKNPLAESYTLGISGGASLGIAIGVIMGKVYSIPFFAFLGAIFSLFLIILLSIIRKFSTSSIILAGISLNFICSSLVLFLISISQYEKFYSTVLFLFGDLSSFSEKILIYAGILIFISFIFLFFSSRVYDILSIDEEKAKTLGINVNFEKNVAFFITCLISSLCVSLSGIIGFVGLIIPHIVRAIYGSVHRKIIPISFLTGGGFLIICDTISKFIIRPVEIPVGVITGFFGGIFFLFLLFKERRIW
- a CDS encoding cob(I)yrinic acid a,c-diamide adenosyltransferase; the encoded protein is MIEIYTGDGKGKTTAVIGLAIRARGHNLRVCYIYFHKNPEKWGYGEFKILEKIGVDIFVFAEKHTCFENVDREELRNECLKGLDFIRKILKEKKYDVVICDEILIPLRDGFLKEEEIIEMMEEKPENIELVLTGRGATEKIIEKADYVSEIKKIKHPYDKGIKARKGIEY
- a CDS encoding helical backbone metal receptor; translation: MKKKLFLLIFSLYCFVSAEKIPERIVSLGPAITEDIFLLGKGDKIIGNTIYCTRPEEAKYKEKVGNVIDVNIEKIYSLKPDIVFATNLTNPKDVKKLRDLGIRVEIISYSLNFKQLCNDFIKIGKIIGKEKEAKEIVEKVKREIEEIKKKSKRKKPKVLIQVGTRPLWVAGTDSFVNDIIEFTGGENVIKGKGGIYSMEEIIKLNPEIIIITTMGIDTEEEKKNWKKYNMIDAVKNDKIFVVDSDKICSPTPLSFVEVVKELRRRTGFGND
- a CDS encoding NADH-quinone oxidoreductase subunit H, yielding MSGIYYLGYFILSFISLSITGLFVSWIDRKLTARIQWRVGPPWYQNFADLIKLSGKEVLIPEGGNKFIFVFSPILSVIASTLCGTILFLVLKKNFGFGGDLILFVYLLTIPSLSIILGGSSSGNVLASVGISRELKLLLSYELPFICGIIIPALKANSTTSLVEIIKYQQINGSNILSLSGIIGFIIILIASTGKLGVVPFDLAEAETEIAGGALIEYSGILLGFYKLSKAILFVVVPLFIVILYLGGTIITGFGSFLIFVVKYLVVLVLITLIRNTNPRLRIDQTLRFFWGWLTLIGILGILISLSGV
- a CDS encoding 4Fe-4S binding protein codes for the protein MKKLFIDYDKCLECEKCDVKCSYFLHPENNGITPLREEIAFLLACRRCEDHPCINSCPTEALKREEGINKRSRFLCISCKSCMLACPFGTILPDIIPYITVKCDLCTGRLKEDEIPLCVKTAKCEAIKFIDEKEVEGQEDIYKIGENLIVKCFSYIEKYGLKK
- a CDS encoding 4Fe-4S dicluster domain-containing protein — encoded protein: MEKLYIKVDDWKNFLKGKIKENRIFAPVENNNFLFYENLNEENLEKIVYDKARAVEPVKIFLYPIKEFVVPEIKNIEKLVVMGVTSCDLRAIDVLDSVFKNSDYKDPNFSKRRENILIISFDCKNPYNSCFCTLVGVKPYPEKNFDLNLSKIENGFIVEIGSEKGKEFIGKDTRFYQVNESQIKQLEEDRKKVEEKINEINREFDIKNFENLKGMYHTEYWQKPNDIKNCVSCGSCNFNCPTCVCFLLEDTSTDGNFKKVKVWDACLFPGYARMASGVSPRPTLFDRYANRLLCKYWYMKENFGIIGCTGCGRCISGCIGKIDKRRVLTEVLKEKVKV
- a CDS encoding FAD/NAD(P)-binding protein: MEKNIYEPVKCEVIDNIKESPTINTVVLKPEREFSFLAGQFASLTVPGIGEAPFTPSSSPFDKEKLEFTVMKTGRVTEKIHQLKKGDIVGVRGPYGKPYPLEKFKGKEVLLVGGGVGLAPIRALFLALVETYKDYKKIVFCCGARTPQDYIYKELIFDKWQKLCEKIPLCFRITVDKKDENWKYMEGVVTKTLENLDMDIKNGVAVVCGPPIMMKFTTLKLLEIGFAPENIYLSMERKMYCAVGHCRHCMIGDLFVCKDGPVFTYDVLKDKPEIWA